The sequence AGACACTTCCGAGGAAGGTGCGTTCGAACGCCCCCTTGCCGTGTGATCCGAGGACGATGAGATCGATGTCGTGATTCGTCGCGTACGCGCCGATCTCTTCGTGGGGACTGCCTGGACAGACCTCGGTGACGGTTGCGAGTCCAGTCCCTTCGACCGTCTCTTCGAGGTCCGCGAGTGCCCGTTCTCCCGATCGGGTGAGCGACTCCTCGACGAGCTGATTGCGAGTGAACGCAACATCGACGACGTAGAGGCCGTGGATCGTCGCGTCGAACTGCGTCGCGATATCGACGGCCGTCTCGGTCGCGTGAATCGCGTCGTCACTACCGTCCGTGGCGACCAGGAGATCCGAATACCGGTCCTCGATCGGGGGTGCGTCTGTAGGGACGGTGAGTACCGGCCGCTGTGATTGCCTGATCACCGATTCGGTCACGCTACCAAGCAGGAGACGCGAAACTCCACTTCGGCCGTGGGTTCCCATGACCACCAAGTCGACGTCGTGTTCGTCTGCATAGGACGATATTCGATGGGCAGGTCGCCCTTCGAGTAGTGCAGTCGTGACAGCGACTTCCTGCGTCCCGCAGTGGTCCTCGACGGTTTCGAGCGCCGTTTCGCCCTCCTGTTCTAAAGCCGTCATGACGGATTCGCTATCCACCCCGCCTTCGAAATCCGCGGCGTACGTTACGTTCAAGACGTACAGTCCGTGAACGGTCGCGTCGTACGCGCTGGCAAGTAACGTCGCGTGTTCGAGTGCCCGTTCGGCGTTCTCGCTCCCATCAGTCGGGACTAGAATGTCATCGAACATGTGCTTCAATTTAAACAACTCACGGAGTACTAATAAACGTAGGTGGCGGTTCTCGAATTCCCTCCACGTGACCCAGCAAGATTGGATACCACCCGAACACTCAAGATGTCGTCAATGTTCGATAGTGTTGGTCCGTGCGCCATCGGTCGACGTGCCCTATCGTCCGGGAGCGCGGACCGTCCGCGACGGGTCGCTGGCGGTCGTGCGCTTCGACCCGTCGTGATATTCGCCATCTCCGGCGGCAGCGATACTATTAGATGGGTATCGACCGTCTATCCCGGTATGGGAGTGAAACGTCTCGTCAAAGCGTTCGCGGCGTTCACCGTCTTCGCGGTGGCTGCATCGACTATCTACCACTACTACGTCGACGGGAAGACACCCTCGTCGGCCATGTTCCAGGCACTCGACGAGTACACGTCAGTGATGAACGGTTTCGTCACGACGGCACTCGACCTCGCCGACCAGTACCGGAGCTGACGGCCGATAGCCTGGTCGGCCCACTTCGTGTGAGATTCAGGAGAACGACGCGGCGCGGCGTCCGCGGCCAGTGCCTCAGACGTCTCG is a genomic window of Halanaeroarchaeum sp. HSR-CO containing:
- a CDS encoding universal stress protein → MFDDILVPTDGSENAERALEHATLLASAYDATVHGLYVLNVTYAADFEGGVDSESVMTALEQEGETALETVEDHCGTQEVAVTTALLEGRPAHRISSYADEHDVDLVVMGTHGRSGVSRLLLGSVTESVIRQSQRPVLTVPTDAPPIEDRYSDLLVATDGSDDAIHATETAVDIATQFDATIHGLYVVDVAFTRNQLVEESLTRSGERALADLEETVEGTGLATVTEVCPGSPHEEIGAYATNHDIDLIVLGSHGKGAFERTFLGSVSERSIRTADRPILVTRRPVESE